TCCGGCATAGTCGTGATCCTCGATCAGATCACAAAAAACATAGTTAAACACCAAATGGAACTGGGTGAATCGTTTAATGTCATAGGGAGTTTGGTGAGGTTTACTTTTGTCGAGAATAAAGGTCTGGCCTTCAGCATAGTAGTATCCAATCTGGGATTTTTCACAGCGATATCATTCGTTGCCAGCATGGTGGTGCTTTATTATTTGTATAAATACCGCGATGAGGGCATTAGTGTATATCTACCCCTTGCGCTGATTTTCGGGGGCGCGGTCGGAAACCTGATAGATAGAATTTTATTCAGCAAAGTAGTTGATTTTATAGACGTCGGGATTTCGAGTTACAGATGGCCGGTCTTCAACATCGCCGATTCAGCGGTTTCAGTCGGATTGATCTGGTTTTTGATAATCTCATGGAGCTTTAAAGAAAAAGAAGAAACAATCGAGGAATCACCTGATGAGTCAGTCAATGACCATCTCAGTGCCTGAGAATAAAAAACCGGAAAGGATCGATAAGTTCCTTTCGAGACAGATTGGAGATCTCAGCAGGTCTCAGGTGAAACGTTTAATAACGGAATCAGAAGTGCTGGTTGACGGAAAACCGGTGCGCCCGAGTCATATAGTCGATTCAGGAGAGAGCATAACGGTAACCATCCCCGGTGAGGCGCCCATTGCCGCGGAGCCGGAAGAGATACCATTAAACATTATCTTCGAAGACGAAAGCATAATAGTGCTCGACAAGCAGGCGGGCATTGTAGTACATCCGGCACGCGGTAATCTGCACGGTACTCTCGTGAACGGACTTCTTCATTATTCGAAATCGCTCTCTTCGGTCGGTGGTCCTTTCAGACCGGGAATTGTTCACCGCCTTGATAAAGGGACAAGCGGTCTGTTAATCATAGCAAAAAACGATAATGTGCATGCTGCCATCACGAATATGTTCATGGCGAGAAAAATTAAGAAGGAATACACCGCGGTCGTCTGGGGGAAGATGCCCAATAACACCGGTGAGATTTCATATTCCGTAGGAAGAAACAAAAAAGATAGAACAAAGATGACGGTTGATGAAAACGGGAAATCCGCCGTCACGCGGTACGCAGTAAAAGCCGAAATGGACTTTACGTCGCTGCTTACTTTACTTCCGGTTACCGGGCGTACTCATCAGCTCCGGGTACATCTATCACATACGGGGAATCAAATATTCGGAGACAAGGAGTACGGAGGAAGAGGGCGGATGGCAGGTATGGTGACGCCTGAGAGGAGGAAGACAGCGGTAAAAGCATTAGATCTGATTTCGAGGCAGGCTCTCCATGCAAGCAGGCTGACGATGGTTCATCCCGTTACGGGTAAGGAGGTCGTGTTCGATTCTCCGCTGCCGGATGACGTCAAATCGGTCTTAACGGCGCTCGAATTCGACAAATACAGATAGGGGGTAACTAATCATGACTGAGCTGACTTTTTTTGGGCATTCAGCGTTTCAAATAAAATCGGAGAGCGGCAGCATTCTGATCGATCCGTTTATCTCCGGAAATCCGCTCGCCACAGTGTCCAAGGAGGATCTGAACCCGGATTATATAATCATAACTCATGGTCATGACGATCATGTCGGGGATGCATTGGAAATTTCTAAGTCAACGGGAGCGCCTATCATCGCTAACTTTGAAATAGCGTCTTACTTTTCCCGTCAGGGGGCGAAAACAGAGGCGATGCATATAGGAGGGAGCAGAGAATTTCCCTTCGGCAGGGTTAAGCTGACGATAGCCCACCACGGAAGCGGACTCAGTAAGCCTGACGGGGAGATAATATATCTCGGCAATCCGTGCGGTGTTATCATCTCAATCGACGGAAAAAATATCTATCATGCAGGTGACACGGGTCTTTTTCTGGATATGAAACTAATCGGGGAGTTGACGAGCATCGACGCGGCTCTGCTTCCAATCGGCGACAACTTCACCATGGGAGTGGAAGACGCCGTCAAAGCGGCGGAATTTCTGCAAGCAAAACTGAACGTACCGATGCACTACAATACATTCGATTTGATCAAAACCGATCCGAAATCATTTGTTGAGGGAGTGAAGGCTTTGAACCTGGAAGCGGCTGTAATTGAGCCGGGAGGTTCCCTTGAAATCTGAAACGGTACAGGATCTTATTGTTTCGGAAGAGAATGAAAAAAGTAATATTGGTAAGGATGCGGCAAACTTCCTCGAGGCGTTAAAAGTTCAGTTGAATTACTCCGATAAGACTATAAAAGCGTACGCTACAGACCTCAGACAATTCACGGATTTTTTGACGGAGTACCATTCAAACCCCGATATCGGAGTTCTGGATATCGATAAAACGTCCGTTCGTCATTTTCTCGGGAAATTGATAGAAGAGGGGATAAGCAGAAAAAGCGCAGCGAGAAAACTCGCGGCTTTGAAGTCGTGGTTTAAGTATCTCGTCCGGACGGGGGCTTTAGAAAACAACCCTGCAAAAAACGTAAGTTTCCCGAAGGTGGAGAAGAAGTTGCCGTCCCTTTTGTCGATCGATGAAGCTGTGAAACTTGTTACAGCGCCGGTGTCGGACACATTTGCCGGAACAAGAGATTCCGCTTTACTTGAAATGCTCTACAGCAGCGGTGCGAGATTAGCGGAGATCGTAGCGCTGAACGTGAGAGACTTAAACCGGGAATCAGGAAGCCTGAAATTGGTCGGTAAGGGTTCCAAGGAGAGGATAGTACCGCTGGGGGGTCCCGCCTGGACGGCAATAAACAGGTATTTGGAGTATAGAGCGGTTAAGAATAAAGATGGCACGGAAATTGCCCTTTTTTTAAACAGGTTCGGAAAGAGATTGAAGCCGAGAGGCATTCAACGGATAGTGAAAAAATACATGGAAATGACTGTTACCAAGGAAAACATGAGCCCGCATACTCTAAGGCACACGTTTGCAACGCACATGCTTGAAAGAGGAGCAGACCTGAACTCGGTGAAAGAACTATTGGGACACGAGGATTTATCGACGACTCAAATATATACGCATCTTGAGACTGAAGGGCTTAAAAAGACGTATAAACAGGCACATCCAAGGGCTGAATCGGATAAAAGCTAAAGAATAAGCCTTGCTTTTAAGAGGGTTCAAACGAAAGGAACTAACGGATGAAGATAGAGATCACTGCAAGAAATTTCAGGATGAGCAAGAAATTAGAGAGATATACGGAGATGGAGGTCAATCGACTCGAAAAGCTGTATGACGGTATAGTAGATTGCAGTGTAATTCTTGAAAAGGTGAAAAACGACAATATCGCGGAAATCATTATGAGAGTCTATAAAAAGAACCTCGTAACAACAGACGTAAGCGACGATATGTTCAAGTCGGTGGACGGGGCGGCGGAAAAACTCCGCAGGCGTTTGAAGAAGTATAAACATAAACTGAGATATATTGATCATGCCGTTCCTGAGTAGTTGCGCTTTAGGCAGGAAAGTATATATTAAGCGGATTGTAAAAGAACGGAAATCACGAATATGAGTGAACAGATTAGTTGAAAGCGATACTGCCAGCGGCAGGGATTGGGAAGCGGCTCAGACCACATACGCTCACTACTCCTAAGGTGCTATTCAACGTAGCCGGCAAACCGATCATCGGGCACATATTAGATTTTTTAGTCGATGCCGGAGTAGATGAAATCGTCGTGGTCGTCGGATACGAAGCCCCGCAAGTAGAACGGTTCCTCCAGACAAACTATCCCGAAATTACCCGCACCGTGGGGCAGACCGAAAGGAAGGGACTTGGTCATGCGGTCAATAAAGCTCTCGAAGAAAGCGACGATCCGGCGCTGATAATATTGGGCGATACGATAATAGACATCGATCTTAAAAAACTGTTGAAAAAATCTGTTTCAGCAATAGGTGTCCGGGAAGTTCCTAATCCTCAGTTATTCGGGGTTGTTGAAATGAACGGCGACTATGTAGAGAAATTGGTGGAAAAACCTGAGAATCCCGAAAGCAACTTAGCGATCGCCGGTATCTATCTGATAAATAATCAGTCGATATTAAAACGGTCGATAGAAACAATAATCGAACAAAACGTTACTACGAAGGGTGAGATTCAACTGACCGACGCATTACAGGATATGATTGAAAGGGGAGAGAGGATTGAAGTTTTCGACGTCGATAATTGGTATGACTGCGGGAGTTGGAGTTCAATTCTGGACACTAACAGAGTCTTATTGGACAAATCGGGGGGAAACGCCACCAAGGTAAGTGACAGCGTCGTAAACGAACCCTGCTATGTCGCACCGACAGTGCAGCTGGTTAATTCAATCGTGGGTCCTCATGTGACAATCGATGAGGGAGCCATAATAAAAAATACGATAATTTCCGATTCTGTAGTGGCGAAAGGGGCAACACTCGAAAATTGCAGTGTCTCGGGATCGCTCATTGGAGAACACGCGCTCGTCCATGGAACTGTTCGAAAACTGAGCGTCGGGGACTACTCCGAAATTAAGTTCGATTAGACCGGAAAAACGTTAAGTTAGGAAGGTATATGTCTGAATATTTATTCACATCAGAATCGGTGACGGAAGGTCACCCTGACAAGATCGCCGATCAGATATCGGATTCAGTGCTTGATGCTATCTACGAAAACGACCCGATGGGACGGGTAGCCTGTGAAACGTTTGTTACGACAGGCATGGTGCTTGTCGGGGGAGAAATCACGACAAGTACGTACATCGAGATACCTTCCATCGTAAGGGAATGCATAAAGGAAATAGGATATACCGATGCGAGCATGGGATTTGATTATGAGACGTGTTCGGTCCTGACGGCGATAGACCAACAATCTCCCGATATAGCTTTAGGAGTCGACAGGGACGGTGCGGGAGACCAGGGTATGATGTTCGGGTTTGCGACGGACGAAAACAAGATGTACATGCCCACTCCGATATATTTAGCGCACAAGATTACTAAAAGGCTGGCTGAGATTCGAAAAGCAGAAGAAGTGGACTACCTCCGCCCCGACGGCAAATCGCAAGTTACTGTGAAGTACGTTGACAATAAGCCTGTGGCGGTTACGAACGTTGTTCTTTCTACTCAGCACACACCGTCAGTCAGTAATGAAAAATTAGCGGATGAAATGATAGAACTCGCCATAAAATCGGTAATTCCTGAAGAGTTCTTAAGCAACGGTGAAACTATATACCATATCAACCCGACAGGGCGGTTCGTGGAAGGCGGTCCGAAAGCCGATGCGGGTCTGACCGGAAGGAAAATTATTATGGATACTTACGGAGGATTTGCGTCTCACGGCGGCGGAGCATTTTCCGGGAAAGACCCCACAAAAGTCGACCGGTCAGCGGCATATATGGCTCGCTATGTGGCAAAAAACCTTGTAGCGGCAGGTTTTGCAAATAGATGTCAGCTACAATTAGCATACGCAATAGGGGTTGCCGAACCTGTATCGGTACAGGTTCAGACATTCGGAACGGGAAATCAGTCTGATGAGGAGCTGGTAAGGCTTATCAGAGATAAATTCGACTTCACGCCGAAAGCTATGATAGACGCACTCGAACTGAGAGCGCCCCGCTTCAAGAAAACCGCATCTTACGGTCACTTCGGCAGGGATGAATCGAGTTTTACTTGGGAACAGTTAGACAGAGTTGAAGACCTAAAAAAATGATGATTGTTAACACTGAATAAATGAATTGGGAGATATAATTGGGGAACGACATAAAAAATGAATCATTGGCGGATGCGGGTAAACGCCGAATGGACTGGGCAGACAGGGATATGCCCGTTCTTTCGTTCATACGTGATAGATTTGAAAAAGAAAAACCGCTCGATGGTGTAAAGATGTCCGCTTGCCTTCACGTTACGGCTGAGACGGCAAATCTCATGCGGACTCTGAAAGTGGGGGGCGCCGACATCCTGTTATGCGCATCCAACCCGCTGAGCACGCAGGATGATATTGCCGCCGCACTCGTGGTTCATGAAGGGATTTCCGTATATGCTATTCATGGCGAAGATAATGAGATGTATTATTCTCATATCAAGACAGCTTTGGAACACAAGCCGAACATAACTATGGACGATGGAGCCGATCTCGTGACAATTCTCCATTCGGAGTACGAAGATCAGGCTTCGGAGATCAAGTGCTCAATGGAGGAAACTACTACCGGTGTTATACGTCTAAAAGCGATGGAAGCTGACGGAGTGCTGAAACTCCCTGTGATGGCGGTGAACGACGCCAAGATGAAGCATCTTTTCGACAACCGCTACGGAACGGGACAGTCAACGGTCGACGGAATAATCCGCGCTACCGATATGCTGATAGCCGGAAAAAATGTGGTCGTAGCCGGATACGGATGGTGCGGACGCGGCTTTGCCAGCAGGATACAGGGGATGGGCGCAAACGTTATTGTGACCGAAATTGATCCGACGCGCGCCCTTGAAGCGATGATGGACGGGTTCAGGGTAATGACGATGGACGCAGCGGCGTCTGAAGGCGACCTTTTCTGTACTCTTACGGGGGACATTCACGTACTGAGGAAAGAACACTTCGAGAAGATGAAAGACGGAGCGATAGTTGCGAATTCAGGGCATTTCAACGTTGAGATCAATCTTGATGAACTCAGTGAATTATCCGAATCTGTCGAAGAGGACATAAAAGATAACGTGGACGCTTATAAGCAAAGCGACGGCAGGACAATTTACGTTCTGGCTAAGGGCCGCCTCATAAATCTGGCTGCCGCAGAAGGACACCCGGCAAGCGTGATGGACATGAGTTTTGCTGTTCAGGCGCTTACGTCGGAGTATAGCCTGCAAAATGATCTTGAAGTAAAAGTGCATGACGTACCCTCCGAAATCGATGAATTTATAGCACAGCTGAAACTCGACAGCATGGGCGTATCGATCGACAGCTTAACAGATGAGCAGGTAAAGTACCTTTCCTCATGGGAACAGGGAACTTGACGAAGAAGCTCTAAGTATCACCAGTAGCGAATCGTAAGGCTGAACTACTGGAAATGAAAATATTTCTCAAAAATAGTCACGCACTTACCCTAATCTGCATACTCATTCCCTTTCAGGGATGTCTCTTGGAATCTCCGGAATCTCCATCGTGGGAGTTGGACCTCGTGATACCTCTCATCGATGAGATCTATCCGCTCGGAGACCTGCAAGGACCTATCGAAGACGACAGTTCCAATGGTTTTATAGACGTAACCGCCGACAATATCCTCAGATTGAACGTTCAGGATACAATAGGTACCGTAACGCTCGACGAAAACAGCCTGACGGTTAGAGGAATAGGATCCGTTGAATTTATCGAAGAGATCGGACCTATCGAGTTGGATGATTTCGGCAGTGACCAGGTGTTTCAATCTCTTACTCTGGCTGAGATGCTGCCGATATTGAACAGCGTACCGGACGGCACAACCATGGAAATAATCTCTTTCGGGCTGACACCTGTCGAGAACGACATTGGAATCACTGGGGTAGATGAAGCTGAGATGCAGCAGGGTATTATCAGGATATCAGTTTACAACGGATTCATTGACGCTCCCAATTCGGGAATACCAATAACAAATTTGCGCATAGTCCTCACTGACGCCAATTCGGTTCAGTTAGGCTCGGCGGAGTTCGACAGGATAGGCCCCGACACAACCGAGGTAAGAGAAATAGACCTTGCCGGTAAAAGCTTTGTCACTCCTATCTCAAGTACAACGACGGGGGATTCACCCGGTACACCGGCGTTTACCGTAAACAGTACTTCACGGAGTGGAAGAATCATTATCAGTATAGAATTCGTACCCCCTTTTATAGTGAGCAGTGTGACGGGCGACGTGCCTCCGATCAACATAGAAGTCATGAATTCCATACCGCTGCTTATCTCCGGGAGCACCGAACTGATAAGCGGAAGATTCAGATCGAACACCGAAGACCTGATTATTTCAATCGAGAACAGACTGCAAATACCCCTTGAGGCGACACTGATTCTTCCTAATTTTATCGATTCGAGCCTTGTTACAGCGGAATCAGTCGTCTGGGACAACATTCTGCCGGGAGCGACAGAATTGAGAACGATATCCTTAGGAGGGGACAGCCTTACGAACCCGGCCGGAGATGTACCCTTGACCGAAATCGAATATATCTTTCAGGCTGTAACGCTCCCATCCGGATCCTCGAGCAGGATCACGCAAAACGATGCAGTTGTACTGACCATTGAACTCGATACCCTTCGATTCCAAAGGTGGAAAGCGAATTTCGATGAAACAATCCCTACAACCGAAACAAATATTGAAGACATGCCGGAGGGTTTTGCAGGGATAAGCCTTGAGGACGTTCAGCTGTTTATGAATCTCGAAAATTCCATAAGCGTGCCGATGTTTCTTGACCTGAACATCCTCGGTACCAACTCGATTTTCGGCACTTCCGCCGAGCTGATTCTTCGCGATGCCAAGATAGAGTCTCCGTTCTTGTTCAGCACAGAGCCTGAAAGTACGGTGATTCTCTTCAAAAAAGATTCTACCTGTGTAAATAAAAAATGTGTGCCTTCAGGAGATTCGGATATCGTAGATTTTTTCAACATACTTCCGGATAAGATAAGAATTTCGGGTGAGACGAATCTATCAGGAGTAGGAGTTGTTGCGATCGGACAGAGCATGGGAGGCGATTATCAGCTGAAAGTCCCATTCTCATTTTCGCTCGACTCAACGGTAAAGTTCGTACCGGCAACGTTGAACACGATAGCGGCGTTTGATGAAGAGCAAAAAGAGCAGATAGAAAAAAATATTCTTTATGCGATAGTTGAGTCGCAACTGACAAACGGTTTTCCATTGAGCGGCACTCTCTCTCTGCTGATAAGTGAAGATTCGACCGACTTCGACGCCCACCCGGATTCACTCGAAGTCGATACGCTTCTGACCCTTGTTTTACCGGATACGGATCCGGAAAATGGCATATTCATCGCTTTCAAACGCGACAGCATCTTTCTCGACAGCTCCAAGATAAGGATATTTTCACGGGGGGGTGTGCACTACATAAAACCATTGATAACATTGAAGTCTACAGACGGAGAACCAAGATCAGTTAAACCCTCCGACTTTATCGGTATCAAATCGGTTATGACATTCAGGGTTAGAATTAATCCTTAGTTAATAATGAATTTGACTGTATGAAAAAACGATTGTTATATAAAATTATTGCCGCCGCTTTACTGATTGTCAACAGCGTCAGCATATCATCAGCGCAGATCAGGAAAGACCCACGCAGTCTCGGAATGGGGGGTGCGTACACGACCATAGCACGGGACTTCTTCAGCGTGGGAGTCAACCCGGCAAATCTTGCCTTGGTCCGAAGTTACATAGCGATGCAGGTTGTTCAAGTTAATTTAGGTATTTCGAACTCGAGCCTGAACCTGACCGAATACAATAAATTCAACGGCGCTGATCTTGAGAAAGATAATAAAAAAGAAGAGCTCCTGTCACTAATCCCTGACGAAGGACTGACGTTTTACTTCGATGCGTCGGTTCAGCCCGTTCTCGGGAATATCTCATGGAATAATATGGCGGTAACGACCGATATCTACACAGTCGGCGATCTGACTGTTCCTAAGGCTCCTTTCGAAGTTATGCTCTACGGCAATGAGCTCGGAAAAGATTACTCTTTAGAGGCGGGGGGAGAGTTCTTGGGCGCGGGAGAGATAGGATTTTCCAACGGCGGTGTTTACAAAAATCTTCTTTTAGGTTACACGGTAAGAGTTATCAGAGGATTGGGTTACTTCGGTGTAATCAACTCTGAGGCGAACCTGTTCACGGATTCTACAAAAATAGTGGGAGAAGGAGAATACTTAGTGAGATCGTCTTCCGGCGGTTGGGGGTTATCGGTGGATATCGGTCTGTTGAAGACAGATATCGCGGGGTGGCACATCGGCATGGCGATAAATAACCTGTTTGGAAAGATAAGATGGAGCGACAATAACGAACAAATCAGATACTTCTATACGATAGATAATTTGAACTTGAACAGGGTTGCGAAAAAAGGGTATTCGGCTCTCGTGGTCGGAGATAACGAACGTACAAAGCTCGAAAAGGATTTTTCCATCGGGTTACCGCTCATATTTAGACTCGGCGCCTCGAAATCACTGACGCACACGCTCTTAGCCGTCGATTACCAGCAGGGATTCAGCGATCGGATCTATGCGAGTAAAGTGGGGAGATTCGCAATAGGTATCGAATATTACGGAGAATCGAGAATGCCGCTGCGAATCGGGATCTCCGCCGGCGGCAGGGAAGGCAAAGAGCTGGGAGTCGGTTTCGGGATGAGGATGATGAGCTTCCGGTTAGATTTCGGGTACGCTTTCCGGGGCGCCTTTACTCCCCAGAACGCTAATGGTTTTGAAGTGTCGGTATCGCTCTGGACGGCGCTTGGTTATTGAATCAGTTCTTTGTTGAGTTCGGATTATTTCTGTGTTTTCGCAATCAAAACTATCGACACCAGAAAGAAGACCGCATTTCCGAGCCATACGCCTGCAAAAGGTTCTAATACCCCCTGCTTGGCGAGTGTTTGTCCGAATTTAATGAATCCGTAGAAGATAAAACTTACCAACAACGCAACGCCGATTCCGAAAGCCGCGCCGCCTCGCCTTTTGTTCGATGCTATCGGGACACCGATGAGAATCACTATCAGGTTCGTAAACGACAGCGATATTTTAAAAAGGTGATTCACCTTCCAATTTCGAGATTCGATCCCGTTAGCCTCTAAGCTGGTCACGAATTCTCCGAGTTCCCAGTAGCTCATCTCCTCCGGTTTTCGGTTTTCTTTTTTAAGCGCTTCGGGAGTAAGCCGTAAGTCGATTGTGTCTACAAGAGCCGATTTCAATATGACTTCATCATCACCGGAAAATTTCCTGAGTATCACGTCAGTGAATATCCACTTCGATTTTTCCTCGTCCCAATGCATTTGAGAAGCGTCCAATCTCTGTATCAGCGACTCCCTCCGGAAGTACTGGATGTTGATCCTCAGACCTTTCAGGTCTTTGTATTTGTAAACCCCGATGGAAATATTCCGGTTGGGACCTTCCTGAAAGTTCAGGTTGAATTTTCTGAGAGCTTCCCGCTTGGCTCCCCTGAGTGAATATTTTCTGGCAATGTCAAAGCGCTTCCTGTTTGATTTGATGACGACAATTTCCCCGAAAAAGAATGAAAATGCGCTTAAAAGAATACCGAGCACTATCATGGGAATCAGCAGCCGATAGAGACTGATTCCGGCGGATTTCATCGGCACGAGTTCATTGTACTTGACCAGAGTACTGAACGTCAGCACGGACGCCAACATTACGGCAATAGGTAACGATATGTTGAATAACCAGGGGAGGTTTAAAATAGAATACAGTGCGGCGGTGCTTAGAGGAGCCGAAGAATCAAGGATTTTCCGAAGATTTTCGACAAGATCAACGACGAAAAATATCGCAAGGAACGCCATGCTTGTCATAACAAGGGTACCGATGAATTTCCGGTAAAGATAAAAGTCCATTTTCTTTATCATATAAATCTCAGCTAAATTTAAAAAAGCGATAATTACATCAAGTTACGATTTAGAAGGGCTAAATGAAATTAAAAGTTGCCGGTTGGTTTATTTATTATGGCTGTCGGGACAGGTTCTCACGCCGTAATGGCACAGTCTTGCGGTCAGGATAAATCCTGACTCCATAAAGGCGAGGTCTTGCGGTCATCCGGCAGCTGCCGGATAGCCCGCATGCGTAATCTCCTCCCTCGAGGGAGGTGTTCCGAAGGAACTCCTACGGAGGAAGTTTATCCCGATTCTGTTTCGGGAGAGGGTGTGATTGGCGAACATCCCAAATTCTGAGGTTATCAAACGATAACACCCCTCGTCCCGAAGCTTCGGGACACTCCCCTCAAGGGGAGAGGAAATTCGTCATTGCCCGCCAGACATCAGTCGGGCTGGCGAGTCCGGCTTAGCCGGACGAAGTAATCTTTTGACACACCCCGTCATCTCATCCTTCGGATTCGATGCCACCAACCGCTTACTGCGGGACTTCGCCT
The Candidatus Neomarinimicrobiota bacterium genome window above contains:
- the xerC gene encoding tyrosine recombinase XerC — encoded protein: MKSETVQDLIVSEENEKSNIGKDAANFLEALKVQLNYSDKTIKAYATDLRQFTDFLTEYHSNPDIGVLDIDKTSVRHFLGKLIEEGISRKSAARKLAALKSWFKYLVRTGALENNPAKNVSFPKVEKKLPSLLSIDEAVKLVTAPVSDTFAGTRDSALLEMLYSSGARLAEIVALNVRDLNRESGSLKLVGKGSKERIVPLGGPAWTAINRYLEYRAVKNKDGTEIALFLNRFGKRLKPRGIQRIVKKYMEMTVTKENMSPHTLRHTFATHMLERGADLNSVKELLGHEDLSTTQIYTHLETEGLKKTYKQAHPRAESDKS
- a CDS encoding metal-dependent hydrolase, which codes for MTELTFFGHSAFQIKSESGSILIDPFISGNPLATVSKEDLNPDYIIITHGHDDHVGDALEISKSTGAPIIANFEIASYFSRQGAKTEAMHIGGSREFPFGRVKLTIAHHGSGLSKPDGEIIYLGNPCGVIISIDGKNIYHAGDTGLFLDMKLIGELTSIDAALLPIGDNFTMGVEDAVKAAEFLQAKLNVPMHYNTFDLIKTDPKSFVEGVKALNLEAAVIEPGGSLEI
- a CDS encoding RluA family pseudouridine synthase; translation: MSQSMTISVPENKKPERIDKFLSRQIGDLSRSQVKRLITESEVLVDGKPVRPSHIVDSGESITVTIPGEAPIAAEPEEIPLNIIFEDESIIVLDKQAGIVVHPARGNLHGTLVNGLLHYSKSLSSVGGPFRPGIVHRLDKGTSGLLIIAKNDNVHAAITNMFMARKIKKEYTAVVWGKMPNNTGEISYSVGRNKKDRTKMTVDENGKSAVTRYAVKAEMDFTSLLTLLPVTGRTHQLRVHLSHTGNQIFGDKEYGGRGRMAGMVTPERRKTAVKALDLISRQALHASRLTMVHPVTGKEVVFDSPLPDDVKSVLTALEFDKYR
- the raiA gene encoding ribosome-associated translation inhibitor RaiA, giving the protein MKIEITARNFRMSKKLERYTEMEVNRLEKLYDGIVDCSVILEKVKNDNIAEIIMRVYKKNLVTTDVSDDMFKSVDGAAEKLRRRLKKYKHKLRYIDHAVPE
- a CDS encoding methionine adenosyltransferase, with protein sequence MSEYLFTSESVTEGHPDKIADQISDSVLDAIYENDPMGRVACETFVTTGMVLVGGEITTSTYIEIPSIVRECIKEIGYTDASMGFDYETCSVLTAIDQQSPDIALGVDRDGAGDQGMMFGFATDENKMYMPTPIYLAHKITKRLAEIRKAEEVDYLRPDGKSQVTVKYVDNKPVAVTNVVLSTQHTPSVSNEKLADEMIELAIKSVIPEEFLSNGETIYHINPTGRFVEGGPKADAGLTGRKIIMDTYGGFASHGGGAFSGKDPTKVDRSAAYMARYVAKNLVAAGFANRCQLQLAYAIGVAEPVSVQVQTFGTGNQSDEELVRLIRDKFDFTPKAMIDALELRAPRFKKTASYGHFGRDESSFTWEQLDRVEDLKK
- a CDS encoding LptF/LptG family permease → MIKKMDFYLYRKFIGTLVMTSMAFLAIFFVVDLVENLRKILDSSAPLSTAALYSILNLPWLFNISLPIAVMLASVLTFSTLVKYNELVPMKSAGISLYRLLIPMIVLGILLSAFSFFFGEIVVIKSNRKRFDIARKYSLRGAKREALRKFNLNFQEGPNRNISIGVYKYKDLKGLRINIQYFRRESLIQRLDASQMHWDEEKSKWIFTDVILRKFSGDDEVILKSALVDTIDLRLTPEALKKENRKPEEMSYWELGEFVTSLEANGIESRNWKVNHLFKISLSFTNLIVILIGVPIASNKRRGGAAFGIGVALLVSFIFYGFIKFGQTLAKQGVLEPFAGVWLGNAVFFLVSIVLIAKTQK
- a CDS encoding adenosylhomocysteinase, with the translated sequence MGNDIKNESLADAGKRRMDWADRDMPVLSFIRDRFEKEKPLDGVKMSACLHVTAETANLMRTLKVGGADILLCASNPLSTQDDIAAALVVHEGISVYAIHGEDNEMYYSHIKTALEHKPNITMDDGADLVTILHSEYEDQASEIKCSMEETTTGVIRLKAMEADGVLKLPVMAVNDAKMKHLFDNRYGTGQSTVDGIIRATDMLIAGKNVVVAGYGWCGRGFASRIQGMGANVIVTEIDPTRALEAMMDGFRVMTMDAAASEGDLFCTLTGDIHVLRKEHFEKMKDGAIVANSGHFNVEINLDELSELSESVEEDIKDNVDAYKQSDGRTIYVLAKGRLINLAAAEGHPASVMDMSFAVQALTSEYSLQNDLEVKVHDVPSEIDEFIAQLKLDSMGVSIDSLTDEQVKYLSSWEQGT
- a CDS encoding NTP transferase domain-containing protein yields the protein MKAILPAAGIGKRLRPHTLTTPKVLFNVAGKPIIGHILDFLVDAGVDEIVVVVGYEAPQVERFLQTNYPEITRTVGQTERKGLGHAVNKALEESDDPALIILGDTIIDIDLKKLLKKSVSAIGVREVPNPQLFGVVEMNGDYVEKLVEKPENPESNLAIAGIYLINNQSILKRSIETIIEQNVTTKGEIQLTDALQDMIERGERIEVFDVDNWYDCGSWSSILDTNRVLLDKSGGNATKVSDSVVNEPCYVAPTVQLVNSIVGPHVTIDEGAIIKNTIISDSVVAKGATLENCSVSGSLIGEHALVHGTVRKLSVGDYSEIKFD
- the lspA gene encoding signal peptidase II, with the protein product MLKALSISGIVVILDQITKNIVKHQMELGESFNVIGSLVRFTFVENKGLAFSIVVSNLGFFTAISFVASMVVLYYLYKYRDEGISVYLPLALIFGGAVGNLIDRILFSKVVDFIDVGISSYRWPVFNIADSAVSVGLIWFLIISWSFKEKEETIEESPDESVNDHLSA